From Spiroplasma endosymbiont of Diplazon laetatorius:
TTTCCATTAATAAAAATCTCCTCTACAAAGATATTTTATATTAAAAAAAGAAACTACATAAGTAGTTTCTAAAATAAATGTTTATTAATTAAGTAAACTAGTGTTTTAATACTTAAACAAATAATGATAAGATTTGCAGCAAACTTTAATAAAGATACACCAAATGCAATAAAAAGTAAAGAAATTCATGTTGCACTACCTTTATCGCCAATAATTTTACCTGTATCAGGTCAAACGTTCTTATATCATTCGAAAATAAATAAATCATTTAACACTAATGATGTAAAAGCTGACATAAAAGAAGCTACAAAACCACAAACTGCAATAATGGCAATATAGTATTTGATTTGATTATCACTTTCTACTTTAAATAATCAATATTTCTTCAATAAAAAGAAAAATATGGCAAAAAAAGCTAAAAAAGAAACATCAGATAAAGTCATTGCCAACACTCCTATAGGATCACTTCCAAAAGGCAATACAATTCTTAAAGAATTTGCTGCTGCACAAAATATAGATGCATAAATAAAGTTAGAACTTATATAAATAAACATTATTCCCACAAACGATATTTCCATTGTGAAAAAATTAGCGATTGGTATAGCTCCAAATGCATATTTACTAAATATTGTTAAGAATATCTCGACCGCAAACAACATAGAAAGCAGCGATATCTTTTTTATATCTAAGTAGAAAATGTCTTTCATAACCAATCTTCAGTTATATCTATTGATCTCTGCAAAGTCATATTTATGACTTCAAAAACCATAATAATTTTCCATTTAAAAAATCCTTTCAAATAAAAAGGCCCCACTAAATAAGGGGCTTTTATAAAACAAAAAATATAAACTTGAAAAGTTTAATTTATTGCTAGGTATTTTCTCACATCCGGACTGTACCGTCGGTTTCAGAATTCCACTGAATCATGCTCTTTTATAAGCTCATAGACTTTCACTATCGGTAAGGAATTTAACCTTGCCCCGAAAATACTCACATTATTATTATAAACTACTATACATAAAAAACATTTAATTCTAATTTATAAAAATTATAATTTGTATTTATAATTTTTATAAATTGATATATAATATTTTTGACATATAAAGGAGAAAAAAATATGGAAAACAAAAATCACGAAATTCCACATCACGATGATGAAAAAGAGGGTAAAAAAGATCATTATCATGATGAACATCACTTTGATTTTCTAGGTAACCACGATGATATTAACGATGAAGATTTTCATTGAAAAAATAGTTTATTTACAAGCAGACGTAATTTAACATTTAAAATAACTCTATCAGGAGTTTTTCTGGCATTGGCAATTGCAATGTCGGCATTTGAAATGGGTATTGAATTTATTTTAGAAAAAGTTCAATATCAAGGTGTTCCAATTCCATTTAGAATATTTGATTTAATAGTAATAACATTATCTTTATCGGCTTTAGGACCTATTTTCTCAAGTTTAATTGGTTTTATTGCGCCATTTATACATTTAGCAGATGGAATGCATAGCCCTGTAGCGGTTGTTGTTGATTGTACGGGTTATTTCATAGCTGTTTGAGTATTATGATTTTTCTACTACTTTGTGTTTAGAAACTCAAGTATTCATAAACATCCAATTAATAGTGTAGACAAGTTTAAAAGGTGAACACCAATTGTAGCTTTTGTACCTATTATGACAATAATTTACACAGTTATAGTTTTTGGAATGATGTATTTAAATATAACTTTTGAAGAAGCTCATCATTCACATGAAACATTTGCTAATATATCATTATTCCATGGAGATCACGCACATGACCACGACCATGGTGAGTGAGAAGATATAGTTAATAACTTTGGTGTATTTATAGGTATAATTTCTGCAATTGAATTAGCAAGATTTTCAATTTGCTACTCAATATTTGCATCAATTGAACCTCAAGTTAAAAAAATTAACCACTACTATAAGTAAAAATAATTATTCTAATTTTTTCTTGCAATATTTGATAAAATCAATGTATAAGTTTTAAATAGATTGGCGAGGAAAATCGAAAATGGCAGGAAAAAAACCAGTATATGTTTCTATGGATTTAGGAACAGCTTACACTTTAGTATATATTGAAGGTCAAGGAATCGTTTATAACGAACCTTCAATCGTTGCTTACAGAATTAAAGAAAATAAAATCGTAGCAGTAGGAGCAGAAGCTTACAAAATGATCGGTAAAGGTAACAAAAACCTAAGAATCGTTAGACCAATGGTTGATGGAGTTATTACTGATATCAAAGCTACTCAAGCTCAATTAAACTATATCTTTGCAAAATTAAGATTAGAAAAAACTCTAAGAGGATGTGTTATGTTATTAGCTTGTCCTTCAGTTATTACTGAATTAGAAAAATCAGCATTACAAAAAATTGCATTAAACTTAGGTGCAGGACATGTATTTATTGAAGAAGAAGTTAAAATGGCAGCTATTGGAGCTGGAGTAAATATTTATGCTCCAACTGGAAACTTAGTTGTTGATATGGGTGGGGGAACAACAGATGTTGCTGTTATCTCATCAGGAGACATAGTTCTTTCAAAATCAGTTAAAATAGCTGGTAACTACTTAAACGAAGAAATTTTAAAATTTGTTAGAGCACAATACGGAATGGAAATTGGGATCAAAACAGCTGAAACAATTAAAATCAGTATTGGTTCATTAGCAAAACATTCTGATGAAAAATCAATGAAAGTTTACGGAC
This genomic window contains:
- a CDS encoding ECF transporter S component, with the protein product MENYYGFWSHKYDFAEINRYNWRLVMKDIFYLDIKKISLLSMLFAVEIFLTIFSKYAFGAIPIANFFTMEISFVGIMFIYISSNFIYASIFCAAANSLRIVLPFGSDPIGVLAMTLSDVSFLAFFAIFFFLLKKYWLFKVESDNQIKYYIAIIAVCGFVASFMSAFTSLVLNDLFIFEWYKNVWPDTGKIIGDKGSATWISLLFIAFGVSLLKFAANLIIICLSIKTLVYLINKHLF
- a CDS encoding ECF transporter S component codes for the protein MENKNHEIPHHDDEKEGKKDHYHDEHHFDFLGNHDDINDEDFHWKNSLFTSRRNLTFKITLSGVFLALAIAMSAFEMGIEFILEKVQYQGVPIPFRIFDLIVITLSLSALGPIFSSLIGFIAPFIHLADGMHSPVAVVVDCTGYFIAVWVLWFFYYFVFRNSSIHKHPINSVDKFKRWTPIVAFVPIMTIIYTVIVFGMMYLNITFEEAHHSHETFANISLFHGDHAHDHDHGEWEDIVNNFGVFIGIISAIELARFSICYSIFASIEPQVKKINHYYK
- a CDS encoding rod shape-determining protein produces the protein MAGKKPVYVSMDLGTAYTLVYIEGQGIVYNEPSIVAYRIKENKIVAVGAEAYKMIGKGNKNLRIVRPMVDGVITDIKATQAQLNYIFAKLRLEKTLRGCVMLLACPSVITELEKSALQKIALNLGAGHVFIEEEVKMAAIGAGVNIYAPTGNLVVDMGGGTTDVAVISSGDIVLSKSVKIAGNYLNEEILKFVRAQYGMEIGIKTAETIKISIGSLAKHSDEKSMKVYGRDVVSGLPREIEITPEEMREVLKVPLSRIIELVVQVLEATPAELAGDIFRNGVILCGGTALIKGIAKYFGDTLQLPTKVGETPLLAVINGTKKYESEVFEQLRAAKHELDY